Below is a genomic region from Cyprinus carpio isolate SPL01 chromosome B6, ASM1834038v1, whole genome shotgun sequence.
GAGTGAAATATTTATTCACGCTCCTCTGTCTAACCTCTAGATATATTTGCCAAGGACTTGGAAGCGTTTGCGAGGTAAACTTCACCCTCAAAAGTAGTTTCTCCTCAGGAATTAACCACGttaatgaagatgttttttttgtaccGATGGTTCTCTACAATGTTTACAGGCATGCTAAACGACACACAGTTACAGTGGATGATGTGAAGCTGACAGCGAGGAGAACCACTGCACTGGTAGGATGATTGAAGAAATcaaatgttaaaacatgtttttgcaaTCCATGTGTAAAACCccacccatttttatttttttataattaaggtAATTGTGTTTAAAGGTCTTGTTATagaaaattgcaataaaaaagcaattttcATACAAATCCTAAGAATTCTTActgagaattattttaaaaaacaaaaccaagtcTAAGTATGAAAtgttaatatgtgaccctggaccacaaaaccagtcttaagcatcaatttttcaaaattgagatttatacgtcaTATGAAACCTGAATAAATAACCTTCCGATTGATGTATAGTTTGtaaggatcagacaatatttggccgagatacgactatttgaaaatctggaatctgagggtgcaaaaaaaaatctaaatactgagaaaatcacccttaaagttgtccaaatgaagttcttagcaatgcatattactaatcaaaaattaagttttgatatatttatggtaggaaattcaCGAAATATCTtcttggaacatgatctttaattaatatccttatgatttttggcctaaaagaaaaatcgataattttgacccatacagtgtttttttttttttttactattggtacaaatataccccagagacttaagactggttttgtggtccagggtcacatatttaaattaatatgaaatgtcCATAAGTGCTGATATGTTGTAACGGTCAatgaaaatattaactttttaaatttgttaacaGGATCTTTTTAAAAGTTCTTgtgtaattacattatatttaatataaaaaaaataaataatataaaattaaatataagataCAAGGTGCAAAAATGCTTTTAGATTTTACAGTTCTATCAAATGAGTGAAAAACATTGTACCCTTTCTATACCTTCACAGTACAACTACATTCAGCAGAAAAGTGAAGAACTGGCTTTGAACAACCAAGAACTGAaggagaagaggaagaagaatgCTGCCAAGAGGAAGAGTAAAGACATGGAAGCTgaggaggagaatgagcttgaagactgaacaaaataaatgtacaaatccTCATTATTGAAATTTGAGTTTTAGAGAGTACTTGGTTTTTGCATGTAGTAATAAAATAGCTGTGCATATATTTGTACATAAATCACATTCAATACTAAACACCAATAATTTTTTTACTCAAACATGggttcatttgtgttttattgtaataaagaATTCTGTAAACATCTCTTTGTTGGGAATATAAAGTGCTATGAAACAATACAGATTTTTAGAttcatacaatttaaaaacatggacctggaaaaaaaagactttaaccTGCATTTGGCTGCATTTTAATATGATGAGCTGCTTTCTCGAAACCAGATCAAGCCTAATACAGATTGAAATGTACTGGGCTTGAACGGTTCTGAGAAAAGCACTCATCCTGAAGCATCTATTAAATTCTGCTAGAGTCTACCGTGTCCATGGCTGTTACCAGAGATGCAGAACCACAGCATCCTCCATCTTCCTCCATCCCCAAACGGACTTCCCGCCTGGGTTTCAGTTGCGGCCAGCCATATTCCAGGCTCCTAAACGTGTGAATTCAATTAGTAGTGTGGTATTTGCTCTCAAATATCACGTGACAAACCAGTATGAGAAAACGGCAATCTATTCAAATTAGTTTTATTGAAGCACTCCCTTCATTTGACAAGTCATATAAAATGCCTTTGAAAACACTGAGTGACGTTATCTAGAAGGAAACTCCACAGACATCCACAGCACTCAACATACAGGTCGCACTTACACCATCACTCATGATTTCCCCCTCAGTGTCCACTGAAGATGTCATCCACATCAAAGTTCACACTTACAGGTCAAGTTACAAGGAAATAAAGCACACACACCATACAGCATTCAGATGGGATTATAGAAGCAAGACAAAGAAtgcatcatcaacatcatcatcacaaCATTCCACTAACTATATAAGCACATTGTCAGTATACTAAAGGGGAAAAGCAAAACGGGGGATCtagggagacaaacaaaaaaacaatccatgAGGTACACTTATTAAATGTCCATCAATTTGGGCTTAATTAAGGGGGTTAGCTGGGAAGTATCAGCAgctctcattcacacactcacCAAACCCACCCACTGCAGTCACATTTCGGCTCGTTCATCGCACTCGCAAGTCTTTTCGTTCGTGCGCTCCACACTTTCTTCGCTCACTCGCAGCCTTCTCACTCTTCGCCATCATCACCAATCGCACTCAagggttgtttaaaaaaaacttcactttCTGCGCACTTGTTGTCTTAAAAAGTGGATTAAAAAAAGGAGACACCCACCGTGTCATCGAGCCGTGCGATGAGAGCATATAGACATGGGAGGAAGGTGACATAATGACCTCAGCCACACTGTGCTGCCATAGAGGGCGCTCTTCCCAGGCAAACCCCACAGATGTCAACTGCAGAAGAAATTTTGATGAAGGCTTGTTTTAAAGGGTTTCCATAAAACTggactgaaataaagctgaacttATCATACGTTTAGGTTTCAACCAGATTCTTTccaatgcaagttttttttttgtcctacgTAATgataaatgtacttaaaatattatgcaattCTCATGCGTTCTCAGATATCCACAGATTGAACAACATGCATTATAAGAATCCAGTTGAAATGCTTTGTTTGCATCGATCAAGACAATACAACATTGGGGGGGAAAAGAACAACAACACCAAAGATGGTACATTAACGTAGCACCCTGGTTAACATCTCACTCCAAACACTTACTCAAATCCCATTCAGTGTACAAaacattcttctttttttgtccCCAGACTCCCTTTTCACCCACCCCCACTTCCAAACACACATGGCGATATAAGTCTCTCGGAAAATACTTACCAAACACACTAGAAATACAGATGTTTCAAACACAAGCCGGCTTACATACCCCACCCTGATGACTTGGACTCCATACTAGAGCCAAAGCTGGAGTTAAACCCACTACCGCTAGAGTTAGAGCCGGAGCCCCAGCCGAGAGCGGCCGAGCTGCTGCCGTAGTTGCTGTTGCCCGAGCTGTATGTTTGGGTCTGGTCCCGAGTGGAACTCGTGCCGCTTGTGCTCGTGCCAGATGTTGCCGACTGACCCTGCTGCGCTAACATTCCCATCATACCCCAACTGCTCTGCAGGGCGGCCTGAGCAGCAGCCATCATGGCTGGGTTGAGATTAAAATTGCCGAAATTTCCCAAGCTGCTGGAGCTACCCCCCATGCCACTCCGGTTGCCTCCGAAACTCTGACCTCCAAACCCGTTCCCAAAGCGCCCTGCCCGCTCCATCATCTGCCTAGTGTTGTTGTGCTTTGGCTCAGCGTTGGAGATGTGCACACTGACGCCCTTGATGATCAGATCTTCTCCGCAAAGGGAGGCAGCAACCTGGGGAACATAGAAAATCTTAATTAACTTAAGCTGCAAATGTAAAGGCAAACTGTCGTATCAAGAGCAAAAAATAATCACCACAAATGACCTTTAATTGAGCATATTCAAACAGAGCAAATTCAACTTGTCATATGGGCAATATCTCACATTAAAGCATGcaaatttgtatttcatttttgttagAAAAAGAACTTCCTTTGTCAATTTgttgcattgttttctttttttgtgaacgGGTTTATTTCTGGTTTATCACcttaaaatcaatgtgaaaacaACAAGAGCTTACCTGGTCATCTGCAAAGGTGACGAAAGCGAATGCTCTGAAGGGTTTAGGGATGAAAACATCTGTGACCTCTCCATACTGCATGAAGAACTGACGGAGCTCATCGGCAGTCATGTCCTCCGTGCAACGGCCCACAAACACTTTCCTGCTCCTCATTGGTTCATCTGGACCTTGCTGTTAAATATACAAACAGATCACTCAGTATAGCACCCAAAAAGAGAAAACCTGACATTTCTTTCATAAACGGCTAACTGATTTAATGTGtcatatataattcattatatacaCCATTGATCAAAATTTTATGGTCAGTAAGACTTTGATTTTTATTCAGcctggatgcattaaattgatcaaaaataacaaaaaacacatttgcaatgttacaaaactacattttgaaagAATCATGGTTTCAAAAAGcaatattaagcagtgcaaccACTgataataaattactaataataagaaattattcttgagcaTTGAATCATGTTAGATTGATTTctaaaggaccatgtgacactgaagactggagaaatagcTATTAACAATTAAGCTTTGccaatacaggaataaattacatttgaatatataatagtttttttacattgtaataatatttcacaatactattgttttactgtaattatgatcaaacaaatgcaaccttCAAGGGCATTACagacttttcaaaaatatatttttaaaaaatctcacaccaaactttttaatgttagtgtaaaaacaacaacaacaacaaaaaaaaactgacctttgAGTTGGGAAGTTTGCAGTCACACCACCTGCCATCAATCATGTGCCGCTGTGACATCACCTTACCCTGAGACTCCCACTCTGCAAACCTCACAAACCCAAATCCTTTTGAATTTCCTGTCTTCACGTCCCGCTTGACCTAATGTAACAGAATCAGGTCAAAAGCAGCGTTCATGCCAGATCTAATCTGACTTCATGACTGACTGCTGAGCCCAGTTCTAATTTTAAAAGCCACATAAAAAGTTAGAAACATTAGACACAGAGACAGAAAGGATGGATAGCTTTCACCAAAATATGGCAGTACAAAGACAATCACAGCTGGAGTATTACATTTATGTCAGTATATCTTACCTGCACCATGATGACTTCCCCAAACGTACTGAAGTAGTCTTTTAAATCTTGTTCTGTAGTCTTCCACGGCAGACCCAGCACAATCAGATCTGAAGTCTTCTGATCTCCTCTCTTGATCTTCGTTGCAGATGAAGCATCGATCTCATCCATCTTCCTCTTATTATCCGGCAGAACCGTTTCTAGAAAGGAAAAGTTAATTTGTTACATGTTCACACATCTGCATCATGTCAATTTATCTAAAGATAGAAACACAGAAGAACAAATGATTCCATCACCGACTATGCTGCTCAACTTTGCTTATTATAACATACAACCCCAATGTTTAAGTACAATGTTATGCACATGCCTAAATTAGCCCTAAAAGGCATACAAAAATTACCCCGATTCTTGATGTTTCTAGGGGGAGAAGTTAGGGTTAATCATGGCATTTCATATTATAAAACGTGCTTTTGACAATTATTAGAAACTTTTTTCATAGTTATATTCAAACTGAGACAGAGGCTAATTCGTAATGACCAGATGACCTACCTTTGGGGTAATTGACCACATAGACCAGGTTTCCCCAGCCGTTCTCGGGGGCGTGTAGGATTCCGTCCACAAGGCGAACCCCCCTCATGCACTGAGACACCGGGCTCCGGTAACGCAGGCCACAAGCCCCTGGAAACTGAGCGGCCACCGTGGACAGCAGCACCGTGCCGTCGTCCTCCGACGGGATCTCCATCGGCTCCTCGTTCTCCTCCTCCGCGACCCGAATGTACATCTCGGCCATCTCTCCTCAGTCGAGCTGTTGGTGAGTAAATGGTATAATGAGTGGCGCTTCCTTCATgaaagaatcagtgtttttgagcGAATCTATCTCGGTTGCTTTGATTCATAAAGCTGTTTTCCAGTAATCAAACACTGGCTATAGCGAACCAACAGCAATCGAGCGCAGGCTCTGAAGGAGCTGTATCATTGGTTGGACGTGACCAACGACCACGCCCCCTTCGCTAAACGAGCCGGTGTTTTATTAATGAGTCAAAATGGCACTTATCTCCTTCGTGAACGATTTATGTTATTGACACTCACAATTCAACTcactattattgttatataacgtGTGCGTTGTGGTCATTTGTTTGGAAATTTGTTATACTTGGTAGATATAGATATGTCGAAACGAATTCTAATAcagaataataacaacaactaaCGTTACTATAATAGTAGTAGCAGTGTATTTCAGTTTCGTTAAGtgaataattttcataattttcagaCTTGTAATCACCATGAAAATATCAAAAAGTGTCAGTGAATGAATCTTTTTAGCGAACCGAATTAAACGATTCGAATCGCCAGGATGAATCAGAATCCCTTCCACCAGTTGTAATGTGAGCTGGCCGTGCGCGCGACTTCAGTACTTTGCGCGTGCAAACAGCTCGCGAATCCGTATTGCTTAGCAACCGTAAAATACGGCATCAGCAGACTACTAATAGGTCGATATGCGGTCTAGATACATATTGACGTATCTGTTATAGTGTAAAAAATTCGAATAACATTACCAATGAACAACTGCTCGGATCCAGATATTCCTTTGTTAGCGCCACCAGAAGCAGCGCTCCTCGTTCAGAAAAACTGTGACTGCCAGGAATGAATGAGCCACTTAACACAACTCTCACGGAAAATGACACTCTTGACAGTGTCGGCTTCTGTTCTAATCAAAATAAAGCCAAATAATGCAATCTCTGTATCCTATATAAAGACAACAATAATCCGTTTTATACAACTCATGCGACACTATTTTCGTATCAAGATGGCATTACCTAAGTCATGAAGGAAATACGTCACACGTGGGCGAGCTCATTTTTTCCATGTGCACGGGTGGAGAAAAGGGAAAACAAACTTTGTTGATGTGCAATCATGTTTGCTCTGCTGgtgatatatatagataaaatgtaattacataaagtgttatttctaaacaatttaaatgcatcaaaGAATTCTGTGGCATTCGTGTAACAGAACACTTTACTGATGAAAGCAGAAGCACCTCTCCCTGTGCAATAGTGGACTGCTCTCAAAGATAAAGTGCTCCCAATGACAGATATGAGTATTACATCCATGTTATTTACTCGAGATGTTCAGCGATGGGGAAAGCAGAAGTTCAATGTCTAGTGTCTTTTACATCTAAtcaatttaacataaaattaatactcatattaaattattattttataaaattgtaaaaaaaataatttttttttttgcttctcctGTTCGCTTAATAGTGATATCGTCATAGAAGGAAaacatgtaataattttaatttgacttAATTGTAAAACACCCGTTTTAAAAGTCCAACAGTgtgttaaaacacaaaatatatgatggggacattaaaatgtattgcaCTGTTGAAATAAATCTCATAtacctttacattttttattagtgatgtattttttttaatacaaaacattaaagatTTGTAATATGCATACTGTTTATTatcaatagccaaaaataaataaataaaaaatccaaatgttGATCCTCTGATTGTTCAGCGCTAATATCAATCTGTGTATCAGTAAACATCTTCATCAGAGTCGTTTCATTGACTAGACATGATGATTTTAGGTTTAAGAGGTTGTTTAACCTTTTCAAGTAGTTTTCAGTTAAGTTGTTTTACTTCAGTATATGAATTCCAAAtatgttatgtaaatgttttctCCATTTCAAGAAAGAGTCATCTTTCCAAGTAAATGCTTGTAACTCAAATAAAGGAAACCAGACACATGTTTGAtcaatatctttatatattacaaaacaatAGAAATGCTACTGATAACAATATATGTTCACAGTTGCTGTTATGATACCACACTGAAATAATGTATATAAGTTAGACATAAAATGGcatatcttaataaataaaaaaaaaaagaacattaatctAACAAGTCACAATGCTTGACGGTTAAAAGTCGCATCATTATGAGCATTAAGTTGGGAGTTTTTCTGTGTACAGTTTTCATGGGTATGAGGCtgatgtgtgtgttaatgtgctgTCGCGGCTGACCACCCGCACAAGTCTGTAGACTTTTTCGGCAACAATAAAGTGATACTCGGAAACGTTTTCAACACAATTATCAATAATCAGCTAGGCATCAAGTAGTAACACTGACAGTGTAGTGCAaagtagactgtgtgtgtgtgtgtgtgtgtgtgtgtgtgtgtgtgtgttttggagagCAGGTTGTGGCGCTCAGCAGGATaacaaaaagcagcaaaaataaatatcaaaagaatttatttttatcagtatataaaagctcttttttgttgttgttgttgttttgtttttttttcatttcaccaAGAGTCTGGGGAAAAAAGGCCTCATGGAAAGTTCAAGGAACCACTTTGTTCCATCTCATTTTCCGGAAACTTCACACCAAGGACTCCATGCTCTCAGCTTGGTTGGATTCGTCTGTTTCCACTATCCCAGCAATTTTGTCCATGTAGTTAAAgccaagtctgaagtctttactgctgacaaGGCTGAGCATAGCCTTGTAAAGGTAGTGATAGTGCGCCTAAAAGAGGTAGAGAgaaatagtgagaaaaaaaaaggaaataaacacaATGAAGGAAAAGAACATTTTGGAACTTCAACTGTACTGCGTCAAACTTCTACACAAAACCCCATAACCTCTCTTTAATTTAATTCGTCATCAAGCAGACTTGTATTATGAGGAGCTTACAATTTCAGTGAAGACGCCAGGCCTCATGAGGTTAATCATTTTGGCCACTTGATAGACATCCACAGCGTTCTCGTTCTCCAGCTGTTGGGAAAGTGTGGTCCAAGCACAGAACATCCCGGCTGAGACAGCTCCAAACCTGAAACACACACTCCATgatgctctctctccctctggttACATGCACTACTACTCATGGTTCATGCACTCACTCATCATGCACGATGGTGGGACCATCCCTTGTCATGGCCTCTTCTTTGATGATGTTGATAAGCTCAAATGTGCTGCTGATGGACGCATCAGGATCTGGCCAGTTTGGACACTGGAAATGTCGGACTTCTAGCACATAGTCATCCTGCACAGCAAAGATAAACAGTTATGCAACCAACAAGTGCAGCTAAAATggccctatctatctatctatctatctatctatctatatatctatctatccatccatccatccatccataaataCAACCCATCCAAccaaccatctatctatctatctatctatctatctatccatccatccatccatccatccatccaaccatccatccatccatccatccatccatccatccatccatccatccatccatccatatgtttttgaaagaagtttctgaaTCTCACTAAGATTGCTaagttaaaaatagtaatactgaaacctttaaattcaaaataacagttttctataataatatattaaaatgcaatttattaatgtgatggcaaagctgaattttcagcatcattactccagtcttcattgtcttcatatgatccttcagaaatcattctaatatgttgaattggtgctcaagaaacatttctcattattattaatgttgaaaacattaaacattaaaaaaaaaactcataaccttataaatgtattttctgtctcTTTTGATATTgaaatttaatggatccttgcacTATATATTATAGACTTACATATTTTGTAGGTTATTTGTTTTACTACTTAGTAATTCTATGATTGAATGAATAAGAAAATTAAGAAATAGATcaacaaaaatcaaaaagaaaaactacaaaaatgtaaaaaaaaaaaaaaaaaaactatatatatatatataatatataatatatataagaatttatttatttgttttgtttgtttgtttatttattagaaagaCTTAATCACTTTACTTTGAATGTTACATTAGTGCATCAGTTACCATTAACTTTAACATCATGCAACTTTCCAATTTAAGAGTGATGTTTGTGTGGTGACTGAGGTACCTGTGTGGCTTCCAGGATGAAGTCGTGGATGACGAGCTGTTCCTCATTAGACAAACAGAGTCTGTCAGTATTAATGAGGGTGACAGTGAAGGCCACGCAGTTCATGGGCTCCTCTCTGCTGGGCCAGTACACAAATTCATCCTCAGTCTATAAAAAGAAGACAAGggcatatcatatcatatcatatcatatcatatcatatcatatcatatcaaatcatatcatatcatatcatatcatatcatatcatatcatatcatatcaaaaCACTAACAGATTTAACTAATTTATAAATTGAGCATGTTTccacatttaatatttacaatttacaagcaaatacaaatgattttataataaatgttaagcAAATTAAGCAGTACGTTATAAACCAGAAATTACCAATTTCCTTATAATTTgtctctttacatttttttttaagttaactcagtattatataatgtaataattcaAGTGCACTCAAAAGTACAAGTGCCATGATAACCTGCTGGTATGAAACAATTTAAAACGCAAGCTGCTGAACATTTATAAAAAGAACATAAGTTATATAACGCAGTATGAATCCACTTAAAAACTCATGTTCAGAAGTAGCTCTTCAATGCTGTACTCACGAGGCTGAGGTTGTCTGGCAACATCACAATAACTTGAGCATTATGATCCCAGATCATCCTCCAGAAGTCTGTGGTTGTGTGGGGCAGAGGATGCTGGGTAATGATGAACTCGTTGCTCCTGTAATAGCCCTGTGAGTGGATAAACATTGATTTCATTCTAAAAGAAAATCACAGCTAATGTTGAGATGAGCAGATAAGGAGCTGGAACGCAAGTTACACAAATAATTCATGTTCCatgcattattaaatatgatgaaaaataatgtataatgttcCAGTAAAGTCTTGTTGCTGTACCATAATGTAGGAGGCATTGATGTAGTCTGTTCCTTTTACTCCTGGGAGGGGAGCTAGTGTCACCCGAGCCCGTTCCGCTGAGGGGCAAAACATCAATGACAAACAACTCACTATAACCGTCACAGCAGACCAAACCTCGTACTCTACCATTCACTGAgtcattgtgttttaaaatactattGTTTGCCATTCTTTGTCACCTTCATGTTTTTTCAAAGTAATCTTCCAGAAGAAGAAGTCAATAATACGCTCAGTAATATATACACTCAGATGAAGACTGTAGTCATATCAGAAGCATATCTATTTGATTCTACATAATGCAGGTCATCCTCTTATCAACTTGTACTAGCTGTGTGAtttactctttcttttcttttttctcttttctattcataaaaatattgccAACTCTATTGGATATTTCTACTTGGTATTTCATTTTCCCATGGAAACAAATTGGTAACAATGGTTATCAGAATTGGCAGAATTGTTATTGctaacaaaattaaaagaaaaaaaaagaaatttaaaaaaagaaaaaacaaatattagatgaagaccttaaaaaagtgaaatgttgaATGCCaactaactgaataaaataaGCCAAGTACTACTtaaactataactgaaataaaataaatgaaatgtaaaatgaaatataaaaatgaaagaaacataaaatcattaaaatttaaacaaattaaaatgaagtctgaaaatataaaaatatggctaattcaaaatattaatacataatataacagtacatacataatactaaaatatcactggggatttttttttttactacagttaacttttttttttcttaaaaaattgcTAAGTCTATTTGATGTTTCTGATCACTTTCCCATGGAAATAaattggtaacaataaaaaaagatcatAAATCAGTTTTTGGccatttaaataagtacaataatattagatgaaaacttaaaaaaaaaaaaaaaaacagagagtctgaaaacataaaaaattcagaataaaataaatggaagctaaacagaaatataaaaattacagacttttttttttaaatgatgctaCCACACTGTGCTACATTGTACTCTGAGAATCCAGCAAAATCCATACTGGCAAGTGGCAACAAAGCAGGATTGTTATTTTGATATATGGGTTTGGAAGGTTTAGCGACTCACTTGGCAAGACTGATGAGGTGCGGTTCTTCTCTTTGTTGCAGTCTTTCTGGGCACTGAAACACTCAGTGAGGTGAGAATTGCATTGCGTCAACAACTGAGGGAACAATAACAAGAGCGTCCACAAGGAGGAGCAGGTTAGTTGTCTAACTGAGAAAATGTACATCTCAATACAATTGCACAACAGCCACAACACAGTCATCAAGTCCAGACCTTAAACTGTTTGTCCATTCGTGTTTGTCCTGTGGGGCTCGGGGTGAGAATGCTGTTGACATAACTATGGAGTTGCCAGGCAGGCACCTCGGTGTCTTTGCTAAGCACAGCTTCCATTAATGCATCATGGATGAAGAT
It encodes:
- the tardbpb gene encoding TAR DNA-binding protein 43, coding for MAEMYIRVAEEENEEPMEIPSEDDGTVLLSTVAAQFPGACGLRYRSPVSQCMRGVRLVDGILHAPENGWGNLVYVVNYPKETVLPDNKRKMDEIDASSATKIKRGDQKTSDLIVLGLPWKTTEQDLKDYFSTFGEVIMVQVKRDVKTGNSKGFGFVRFAEWESQGKVMSQRHMIDGRWCDCKLPNSKQGPDEPMRSRKVFVGRCTEDMTADELRQFFMQYGEVTDVFIPKPFRAFAFVTFADDQVAASLCGEDLIIKGVSVHISNAEPKHNNTRQMMERAGRFGNGFGGQSFGGNRSGMGGSSSSLGNFGNFNLNPAMMAAAQAALQSSWGMMGMLAQQGQSATSGTSTSGTSSTRDQTQTYSSGNSNYGSSSAALGWGSGSNSSGSGFNSSFGSSMESKSSGWGM
- the cenps gene encoding centromere protein S; translated protein: MDEDEAQKQRLKAAVHYTVGRLCQDIAADCEKQITKQTIAAIAETAFRQCDIFAKDLEAFARHAKRHTVTVDDVKLTARRTTALYNYIQQKSEELALNNQELKEKRKKNAAKRKSKDMEAEEENELED